One Alcaligenes ammonioxydans DNA segment encodes these proteins:
- the miaA gene encoding tRNA (adenosine(37)-N6)-dimethylallyltransferase MiaA, which yields MNDLPILCLAGPTASGKSATTHTLAQYWPIEVIVMDSATIYRGMDIGTAKPSAQEQAAIPHHLLDIRDPAESYSAAEFASDASRLIQGIQARGRYPVLCGGTMLYYKALREGLNDLPQADPVIRRQLDERAQEIGWPAMHEELRRIDPDTAARLAPRDSQRIQRALEIFHISGKTMSDWLQEKAQPQEKSHHYITLSLEPQDRAWLHRRIATRYRDMIEQGLLQEVEKLHQRSDLHPGLTSIRCVGYRQLWAYLDGEVSLEQAVEQAIAATRQLAKRQLTWLRSEPGRLQFNCQDPQAAEHVVAAARHYWPA from the coding sequence ATGAACGATTTACCCATTCTTTGCCTGGCAGGGCCCACCGCCAGCGGCAAAAGCGCCACCACGCACACCTTGGCCCAATACTGGCCGATTGAAGTGATCGTGATGGATTCAGCGACGATTTATCGTGGCATGGACATTGGCACGGCCAAGCCCAGTGCTCAGGAACAAGCCGCTATCCCCCACCACCTGCTGGATATTCGCGATCCGGCAGAGAGCTACTCGGCTGCCGAGTTTGCCAGCGACGCAAGCCGCCTGATTCAAGGCATCCAGGCGCGCGGACGTTACCCCGTGCTGTGCGGCGGCACCATGCTGTATTACAAAGCCCTGCGTGAAGGGCTGAATGACCTGCCGCAGGCAGATCCTGTCATCCGGCGACAACTGGATGAGCGAGCCCAGGAAATCGGCTGGCCCGCGATGCATGAAGAACTGCGCCGTATCGACCCGGACACCGCCGCCCGGCTGGCCCCACGCGACAGCCAGCGCATTCAGCGTGCTCTGGAAATTTTTCATATCAGCGGCAAAACCATGAGCGACTGGTTACAAGAGAAAGCCCAGCCGCAAGAAAAGAGCCACCACTACATCACCCTGAGTCTGGAGCCCCAAGACCGGGCCTGGCTGCACCGTCGCATCGCCACCCGTTACCGGGACATGATCGAGCAGGGTCTGCTGCAGGAGGTCGAAAAATTGCATCAGCGCTCTGATCTGCACCCGGGTCTGACCTCCATCCGGTGTGTAGGTTATAGGCAACTCTGGGCTTATCTGGACGGTGAGGTGAGCCTGGAACAGGCTGTTGAGCAGGCCATTGCCGCTACCCGACAACTGGCAAAACGCCAATTAACCTGGCTGCGCTCCGAGCCTGGCCGTTTGCAATTCAACTGCCAGGACCCGCAGGCAGCCGAACACGTCGTAGCGGCAGCGCGCCACTACTGGCCTGCATGA
- the mutL gene encoding DNA mismatch repair endonuclease MutL, with product MSSRRRIIPLPDLLVSQIAAGEVIERPASVLKELLENAIDAGASAIEIRLDGGGIRRICVSDDGHGIPQDELPLALLQHATSKIRSLDELESVASMGFRGEALPSIASVARLTINSRTQEDPHAWEYSLGLSEPQPASGQIGTHVDVRQLFDDIPARRKFLRTEGTEYGHCVTALERIALAQPQIAFRLFHNDKPQRHWRSGTLEQRLLDILGKEFIEQSLPVAQEQGLIGLRGLVIHPAHARPNADKQFLFVNGRFVRDRTVSHAIRSAYADVLHGDRQPAYALFLDIAPSTLDVNVHPAKHEVRFRDSGAVYRFVLQAVGQALAQGSMAGDTPVAAMPLPQSATSLPDMASAPPAGAAGLGSSGEYSSHEPSLPYSHPARQGWQSSFSLREPAGGGNADWKSLYRPIEPTHDNPPATHYQSDTDTAIDEFPLGMALGQLHGVYILSETRQGMILVDMHAAHERVVYEQLKQALDGRDLPRQDLLVPVVFSCSETDLALLDEHHDTLSELGLSMNPAGPATIAVRAVPALLAQGDIESLARAVLRDLAQVGSSRHLDEQRNELLSTMACHGAVRANRRLSIPEMNALLRKMEQTDRADLCNHGRPTWFQWTLSELDKLFMRGQ from the coding sequence ATGTCATCACGACGCCGTATTATCCCACTCCCGGACCTGCTTGTAAGCCAAATTGCAGCCGGTGAGGTTATTGAGCGCCCGGCATCGGTCCTGAAAGAACTACTGGAAAACGCCATTGACGCCGGAGCCAGTGCCATCGAGATTCGCCTGGACGGCGGAGGCATACGCCGCATCTGTGTCAGCGACGACGGCCACGGCATTCCCCAGGACGAACTGCCCCTGGCGCTGCTGCAGCACGCCACCAGCAAAATCCGCTCGCTGGACGAGCTGGAATCCGTTGCCTCGATGGGCTTTCGGGGCGAGGCCCTGCCATCCATTGCCTCGGTGGCCCGCCTGACCATCAATTCGCGCACCCAGGAAGATCCGCACGCCTGGGAGTATTCGCTGGGCCTGAGTGAACCGCAACCAGCCTCGGGGCAGATTGGCACGCATGTGGATGTACGCCAGCTTTTTGACGATATTCCCGCACGCCGCAAATTTCTGCGCACCGAAGGAACCGAATACGGTCACTGTGTGACCGCCTTGGAGCGCATCGCTCTGGCTCAACCACAGATCGCTTTTCGATTGTTCCACAATGACAAGCCGCAGCGTCACTGGCGCAGTGGCACCCTGGAACAGCGTCTGCTGGATATTCTGGGCAAGGAGTTCATCGAACAAAGCCTGCCCGTGGCTCAAGAACAAGGTTTGATTGGCTTGCGCGGGCTGGTGATCCACCCGGCCCATGCTCGCCCCAACGCAGACAAGCAGTTCCTGTTCGTCAATGGCCGCTTTGTACGCGATCGCACGGTATCGCACGCCATACGCAGCGCGTATGCCGATGTGCTGCACGGGGATCGCCAACCTGCCTATGCGCTCTTTCTGGACATTGCCCCCTCTACGCTGGATGTGAACGTGCACCCGGCCAAGCACGAGGTTCGCTTTCGCGACAGTGGCGCCGTGTACCGCTTTGTCTTGCAGGCGGTCGGACAAGCTCTGGCTCAGGGCAGCATGGCCGGCGATACACCGGTGGCCGCCATGCCCCTGCCACAAAGCGCAACCTCCTTGCCCGACATGGCTTCTGCCCCACCGGCGGGCGCTGCGGGCCTGGGCTCATCAGGCGAGTACAGTAGCCACGAACCGTCCCTGCCTTACAGCCATCCGGCCCGTCAAGGCTGGCAATCCAGTTTTAGTCTGCGCGAACCCGCGGGGGGCGGCAATGCGGACTGGAAATCCCTGTACCGCCCCATTGAGCCAACGCACGACAACCCTCCCGCCACCCACTATCAAAGCGATACCGACACGGCTATCGACGAGTTTCCCCTGGGCATGGCACTAGGCCAGTTGCACGGTGTCTACATTCTGTCCGAAACCCGTCAGGGCATGATTCTGGTGGATATGCATGCCGCCCATGAGCGGGTGGTGTATGAACAGTTGAAGCAGGCGCTCGATGGCCGCGATCTGCCCCGCCAGGATTTGCTGGTACCGGTGGTGTTCAGTTGTTCGGAAACGGACCTTGCTTTGCTGGACGAGCATCACGACACCCTGAGCGAGCTGGGCTTGAGCATGAATCCGGCTGGCCCTGCCACAATCGCTGTGCGCGCCGTTCCTGCACTGCTGGCACAAGGCGATATTGAATCCCTGGCCCGGGCTGTTCTGCGCGACCTGGCTCAGGTGGGCTCCTCACGCCACCTGGACGAACAACGTAACGAGCTGCTCTCCACCATGGCCTGCCACGGTGCCGTGCGCGCCAACCGCCGCCTGAGCATCCCGGAGATGAACGCCCTGCTGCGCAAAATGGAGCAAACCGACCGGGCCGACCTGTGCAATCATGGCCGCCCCACCTGGTTCCAATGGACGCTGAGTGAGCTGGACAAACTTTTTATGCGTGGACAATGA
- a CDS encoding VTT domain-containing protein, giving the protein MPDLLSMILHIDQYLGVWVEQYGAWIYLVLFLIIFGETGLVVLPFLPGDSLLFIAGAFGASGMLDPVLLGGLLIVAAVLGNTVNYHVGRYIGPKVFTQESRFLDRRALVKTHAFYEKHGGKTIVISRFLPLFRTFAPFVAGVGHMNALRFQAYNVTGAVLWICSLITLGYFFGNVPFIKAHLNTIVLIGIAAAAVPVVLGAVWKLFKRKSKGDAAL; this is encoded by the coding sequence ATGCCCGATTTACTCAGCATGATCCTTCATATTGACCAGTACCTGGGTGTGTGGGTCGAGCAGTATGGAGCATGGATTTATCTTGTTCTGTTCTTGATTATATTTGGCGAAACCGGGCTTGTGGTTTTGCCCTTTTTGCCAGGCGACTCCCTGCTGTTTATTGCGGGGGCCTTCGGGGCCTCGGGCATGCTGGACCCGGTGTTGCTCGGTGGGCTACTGATTGTGGCGGCAGTGCTGGGCAATACCGTCAATTACCATGTGGGACGTTATATAGGTCCGAAAGTCTTTACCCAGGAATCGCGCTTTCTGGATCGCCGCGCGCTGGTCAAGACCCATGCATTCTATGAAAAGCACGGGGGCAAGACCATTGTCATTTCTCGCTTCCTGCCCCTGTTTCGCACCTTTGCCCCCTTTGTGGCGGGGGTGGGCCATATGAACGCCTTGCGCTTTCAGGCGTACAACGTGACCGGGGCGGTGCTGTGGATTTGCAGCTTGATCACCCTGGGCTATTTTTTTGGAAATGTGCCCTTCATCAAGGCGCACTTGAACACTATTGTGTTGATCGGCATTGCGGCTGCGGCCGTGCCGGTTGTGCTCGGTGCCGTATGGAAACTGTTCAAACGCAAGAGCAAGGGGGACGCCGCGCTCTAG
- a CDS encoding FAD:protein FMN transferase: protein MPKTSSDVQRLTLNGPTMGTRWSALVDTDDAAQAAGLQKALADAVQQVDRQMSPWLPDSALNRLNRTPAGTWLDLPPEILEVLACALEVNRRSQGAFDPGVGDLVQAWGFGPARQSPDAAAIRRAAQAASAPAHETLELDVAAGRAIKHAPIQLDLCGIAKGYAVDRMALVLRQYGLDHALLALDGELRALNSQAQGQPWAVAVEYPQDGRRATHSVVELDNLSIATSGDYRHFLQLGEVRVAHTMDGRRRAPVRNDIASVTVLAPDCMRADAWATALLVSGNDGMALAQSLGIEALWLLRRDNRLTTVGLGRFSEAVTDPKQAK from the coding sequence ATGCCGAAGACCTCTTCTGACGTTCAACGTCTGACGCTGAACGGCCCCACCATGGGCACGCGATGGTCTGCCTTGGTGGATACAGACGATGCGGCACAGGCTGCAGGCCTGCAGAAGGCGTTGGCAGACGCTGTCCAGCAGGTGGACCGGCAGATGTCCCCGTGGCTACCCGACAGCGCGCTGAACCGGCTCAATCGCACTCCTGCTGGCACCTGGCTGGATTTACCGCCAGAAATTCTTGAGGTTTTGGCCTGCGCCCTGGAGGTCAATCGTCGCAGCCAGGGTGCTTTTGACCCTGGAGTCGGGGATCTGGTGCAGGCCTGGGGCTTTGGCCCGGCCCGACAGAGCCCCGATGCTGCTGCCATCCGTCGTGCTGCCCAAGCTGCTTCTGCCCCGGCTCATGAGACACTGGAGCTGGATGTGGCCGCCGGCCGCGCCATCAAGCACGCGCCGATACAGCTGGATCTTTGCGGGATCGCCAAAGGCTATGCCGTAGACCGTATGGCCCTGGTGCTGCGTCAATATGGACTTGATCACGCCTTGCTGGCCCTGGACGGCGAACTTCGCGCTCTGAACAGCCAGGCTCAAGGCCAACCTTGGGCGGTAGCGGTCGAGTACCCCCAGGACGGACGACGCGCCACGCACAGCGTGGTTGAATTGGATAATCTGTCCATCGCCACCTCGGGCGATTACCGGCACTTTCTACAACTCGGTGAAGTTCGAGTCGCACACACCATGGATGGTCGGCGGCGCGCACCCGTTCGCAACGATATCGCTTCTGTCACCGTTCTGGCGCCAGACTGTATGCGGGCTGACGCCTGGGCCACTGCCTTGCTGGTCAGCGGCAACGATGGCATGGCACTGGCACAAAGCCTGGGTATCGAGGCGCTGTGGCTGCTGCGACGCGACAATCGCTTGACCACCGTCGGGCTGGGACGGTTCAGCGAAGCGGTGACAGACCCCAAGCAGGCAAAATAA